CCGGCTGGGGCGACTGGCGGGGCCGTGCCCGCCGGTCCTCAGCACCGTCGGCGGGTGAGCGTCCGGCCCGGCGCTGCCGTGATGTCCACGTTTAGCGATCTTGGGTCGGCGGGTACCCCGATGGGAAGCGGCGGCTGGGGCGGCCGCGTGATCGAGGAGCGACGATGACCGCAACGCTGACCGCACGGGGAGCAGCCCGCAGTGATCCGATGAAGCGGCTCGCCCGGCTCGGCCTGGCCGCTCGCGCCGCCATCTACCTGCTCATCGGGATCCTGGCGATCGCCCTCGCGCTGGGCTCGCCGCGCGGGGAGGCGGACCAGCGCGGCGCACTGCAGGCGCTCACCCGGCACACCGGTGGCACCGCCCTGGTCTGGGTGATTGCGGTCGGTCTGGCCGCCTATGCGCTGTGGCGGTTCTCCGAGGCTGCGTTCGGTGTCGTCGGGGAGGGCAACAAGGCCGTGCCGCGCCTGCAGTCGTTCGCGCGCGGCGTGATCTACACGTTCTTCGCCGTCAGCGCGTTCACGCTCCTGCTGCAGAACTCCTCCAGCAGCCAGGCCGGCCAGCAGGCGGAGTTCACGGCCAAGACGATGCGGCACACCGGCGGCCGGTGGGCCGTCGGAATCGTCGGGGCTGTCGTGGTGATCTGCGGGCTCGTGCTGGTGTGGCAGGGGCTGACCCGTAGCTTCGAGAAGTACCTGAACCTCGGCCAGATGAGCCCGCGCACGCGCCGGGTGGTCGAGTTCCTGGGGGTGTTCGGCACGGCCGCCCGCGGCGCGGTGTTCGCGCTCGCCGGTGCCCTGGTGATCGTCGCGGCGGTCCAGTACGACCCGCGGAAGGCCACCGGCCTGGACGGCGCGCTACGGCAATTGGCGGACTCGTCGTCCTGGTCCTGGCTGCTGTATCTCATCGCCGCCGGCCTGGTCGTGTTCGGCATCTACGGTTTCGCCGAGGCGAAGTGGCGCAGGACCTGACATGGCGGCGTCCGTCGCCGCCCGACCCGCACCGGTGCGCGGCGAGGCTGCAGACCGCGTTCGGACGGGCGGCGTGTTGGCCCGGCTCCTGTCGGTTGCGGTTCTGCTATGGGCCGCGCTCTGCGGCATCGGCTACCTGCTGACGCACGCACTGCGAGCCACGTCGTTCGAACGCCTCGACGGCGCGACCGATCGCTGGCTGGCGCGCCATCGCAGCGCGCCGTGGAACGCCGTCACCCACTGGCTGACCTACGCTGCCGAGACGATCACGGTGCTGGCCGCCGGGCTGATCGTGTTGGTGACGCTGCGGCTGTACCTGCACCGATGGCGCGAGTCGCTGTTCCTTCTCGCCGCACTCGCCGGCGAGGTCACGATCTTCCTGTGCACGACGCTCATCATCGACCGCGACCGTCCCACCGTCACGCACCTCGACGATGCGCCGCCGACGTCGAGCTTCCCATCCGGTCATACGGCGGCGGCCATCTGCCTCTACGGGGCCGTTGCGATCATCGCCGTGCGCACGAGCAGGCGAGCCTGGCTCCGGACGGTGGCCGTGCTGGCCGCGGTGCTCGTCCCCTCCTGCGTCGCGTTCGCGCGGCTGTACCGGGGCATGCACTACCCCAGCGACGTGATCGGCGGCGCGGTGCTCTCACTCGGTTGGCTCGCTGCGATCTGGCTCATCCTGCTGCGGCCGGGGCGAGCCGAGAGCCCGGTGCACCCCGAGAGCCCGGCGTACCAGGAGAGCAGGGCGCACCAGGAGAGCACGGTGCACCAGGAGAGCACGGTGCACCAACTCGACGGCGACACCGGACGCTGAGCGGGGCGTGCTGCGCGCATGCGTATCGCCCACCGGATGAGGCCCTCGCTACGCGCGGCGCCGCGCCCGGTCCCGCAGTGCGCGCCCGTCCGGGTCGTACATGAAGCGGTAGACCGGAACCGCCCACAGCCGGTGCCGGCGCGGCAGCCGTTCGGGCGAGTGGGGACGGAGCCGGCCGGGCGGCCGGGGACCGCGACGACCGGCGTCGTGCCAGTCCTGCAGGTCCTGGGCCCTCGCGCGCATCGTCCGATATCCCAGCAGCGGATCGAGGATGGCGCTGGTGGCCACACCGTCGTCCAGTTCGAGGTGCTCGCGCCACAACCTCAACCGCAGGTCGCGAGCGAAGACTCGCGCTCGGTCACCCAGCCCGGCCGGGTCCCTCGGTTCGCGTTCGTCACGGGTGGCGTCGAGGACCGCGCAGGACAGCTCGCTGTCGTGCGTCCAGGACCGCCGGTTGAGGTTGTCCGAGCCGATCATCGCCCAGACGTCGTCGATGACCACCGCCTTGGCGTGGACGTACACCGGGACGCCCTCGGGGTTCTCGACGTCGTAGATCGCGAATCGCTCGCCGCCGGCGCGCCGGCAGACCGCGATCGCCTCTTCCCGGCCGACCAGGCTGGGCCAGCGCGACGCTCCCTCCTTGTCGGGAAATCGCGGGACGACGGCGATGACGTGCAGGTCGGGGTTGGCGGTGAGCGCGTCGGCAAGCAGGTCCGCGACGAACGGCGCCCAGAGGTACTGGTCCTCGATGTAGATCAGCCTGCGCGCACGGGCGAACGCCTTGCGGTACGCGTGGGCGATGCTGCGCTCCCCCAGCGGCGCGAACGGGTACCGGCGCAGGCGAGCGGGGTAGGTGCGCAGCACCTGGACGGCGTGAGTGCCGGCCTGTGCCGGCTCGGGCTCGACCTCGGGCAGCTCACGTCCGACGAGCTTGCCGGCGTGGTAGGCCCGGTCGATCAGCATGCGCACCGGACTCGAGACGTCGAGTACCGTGCTGCCGTACCACCGCTCCCGGAAGGTGTGCTCGATGTCCGCGACCGCCGGGCCACGAACCGAGGCCTGCACATCGTGCCAGGGCGGCCGCTCGCCGTATGCCGCCGGGAACTCCATGGGCTGGGGATCGCCCTGATGCTGCCCGCCGTCGTTGCGGCTGCGGCCGAGATCGATGCCGCCGAAGAAGGCGACGTCGAGTTGCGGACGGCCGGGGCAGCGGATCACGACGAACTTCTGGTGGTGCGATCCGGCCCGCCGGGTCCGGGAGTCGAGCAGCACCTCGCCCCCGGCGTCGGAGAGCGCGCGGGCCAGGTCGGCGTTCTCGCCCTCGCTCTGGTCGAGCCAGCCGGGCTGGGAGCGCCAGATCAGCCCGAACACCTGGACGCCCCGCGCGGCCAACTCGCCGAAGACCTCGCCGACGGACGTCCCGGGGCCGTCGAGCAACTCCTCGATGTCGCCGCGGAAATCGGCGAAGTACACCTGGTCGCCCGCGCGCAAGCGACGCAGCGCGGCCAGCAGTGCTGGGAAGTACTCGGCTCCGTCGACCAGCGGTTGGACCGCGTTTCCCGTCGACCAACCGCGGATGTCCGACGCGGGGTTGCCACGTTCTCGCTCGGTGAGGAACCACCGCTGGACGCTGGGATCCTCGGCGGTCGGCACAGCAGCCAGTCTGGCCTGACGAGCTCACGGCGTCTACGTGCGGGTGCAACCGGCGATGCGTGACGCGAACACGATGGACGAAGGTCGGGCCGGCCGGCGCTTCGGCGCCCGCTCGCTGCTCGCGTTCGCGGCTGTCCTGATCCTCGCCGTGCCGTTCTCGCTGCTCGTGCTGCTCGTGAGAGCGAAGTCGGATCCGTTGCTGCACCTGGACCACGACACAGCCGACTCACTGCACGGGTTCGCCGTGGACCATCCGACGTTCACGTCGGCCATGCGGGTCATCAGTCACGTGGGGTCAACGACCGGTTGGTGGATCGTGCTCACGCCCGTGTTCCTGTGGCTGGTGTGGCGGCGACTGCCGCGGCTTGCCGCGTTCCTCGCCGTCACCGCGCTGGGCAGCTCGCTGCTCAACCGGCTCGTCAAGACCCTGGTCGACCGCGCGCGGCCCCATCTGGTGGATCCGGTTGCGGCCGCCGCCGGCAAGTCGTTCCCGAGCGGGCACGCGCAGTCCGCGACGGTCGGGTGCGGCATCCTGGTGTTGATCTTCTTGCCGGTCGTGGCGCCGCGAGCGCGCGCCTGGCTCCCTGTTGCGGCCGCCGTGATCGTCGGGCTGATCGGGTTCTCGCGTATCGCTCTCGGGGTCCATTACCTCTCGGACGTGGTGGGCGGGGTCGTCATCGGTGTTGCCTGGCTGCTCGCCATGACGGCTGCCTTCTCCGCGTGGCGCCGGGACGAACACAAGCCTCCGGTGCATCCGACCGAGGGCCTGGAACCCGAACAGCGCGACCGGCTCACGCCCTGACGCGGTGACCTAGTGCCGTGTGCATCAGGGACGCCCGGCCCGTCCGCGACACCGCGGGAGCGCCCTAGCATCCGGGAATGGTCAAGGTCAGCGGCGAGACCGACATCCGGGCGAGCGCGAAGCAGATCCTCGAGGTGCTCGCCGACCTGCCGAGCTATCCGGCGTGGTCCGCCGTCCACAAACGGGCGACCGTGGACGAGCGTGACGGCGCCGACCGGCCCGCGCGCGCGACGATGGCTGTAACGGCGGCCGGGCTCACCGACGAGCAGGTGATCGACTACGCGTGGGGCCAGCGCGGCGTGAGCTGGACGCTCGTCCACGCGTCGCAGCAGTCCGACCAGCGCGGCAGCTACACGATCACCCGCGGCCCCGACGGCACGTCGCACGTGCGCTACGACCTCGAGATCACCCCGATCTTCCCGGTGCCGGGTTTCGTCGTTCGCCGGGTGATGCGCCACGCGGTGCAGGCGGCGACGGAGGGGCTGCGGGCGCGAGTGGAGTCGCTGCACCCGGCTCAGGGGCCGCGCCGGCGGCGCGCCTGAGCGCCGGAAGGTCAGCGCCGCGTGTGCGCGCGTTTCAGGGCCGTCCGTCCGTCCGCTCGTTCTGGTAGTTGCTGATCTCGATGAGGTTCGCGTCGGGGTCGCGCAGGTAGACGCTCAGGATCGGACCGGTCGCCCCTGTCCGTGGCACCGGGCCCTCGACAAGCGGCACGCCGTGCGCCTGCAACTCCTCGATCACGGTGTGCAGCGGCGTCTCGGCGACAAGGCACAGGTCCGCGCTCCCGGGTGTCGGCCGGTCGGCCTTCGGTTCGAACTCGCGGCCAGCCGCATGCAGGTTGATCTTGCTGCGGCCGAAGACGAGCGCCTTTCGACCCGCGCCGAACTCGACGGCTCGCATGCCGAGCACCCGCGCGTAGAAGTCGATCGTCGTGTCGATGTCCCGCACTGTCAGCACCAGGTGGTCGAGTCGGTCGATGAGCACGAAAGGACGCTAAGCCCGGTGCGCGCGAATCTGAACCCTCGGGTGCCGATTGTCACGTGCCGGTCGCGATCGTCGTCGACGGCCGGCAAGCCTTCGCCGATCACTCCCGCCGACGTGCGAGCTCGGCCGATGACGGGCCAGCGTTAGGGATCCGTCAGCGGACATGCCTTCGGCGTAAGGAGTCCGTGCCGTGATCTGTCGCTCGAGGCGGCCACGAGGTACCGATTGTCCAGGCGAGAACAGAAGGACCGGCGATGGCAGGCGCGGGATTCGTGCTGATGACAGTGGCAGCGTTCGTCGTGCTGGTCGTGGTGCTGCGGGGGGCTTGAGCTGCTGTGACCGTTGAGAGCAGCAACCTCGGCCCCAGCTCGGCCAAGCTGACGGCATTGATCGCGGTGGCGCGGGACGCCGCGACGACGGCCGACGGCGTCCCCTCGACCGTGGTACCGCCGGACGCGGTCGCCGCGAGCGGGTCCGGACTCGATCCGGACATCAGCCCCGCTTACGGCTACCAACAGGTAGACCGGGTCGCCGCCGCCCCCGGCCTCGCGCCCGCCACGGTGCACCGCCTCGCCAGCGCACACGTCACCGGCCGGGGCCGTCGAGGCCTACGACCGGCCGAAGACCGTTGCGCTCCTGGGAGGCTGGAGATCATCCCGCAGCGCGAGATCGCCTACCGCGATGCGAGCCTCACCGAGATGGACAGCGCCCGGATGCAGGTCAATCGCTCGTGGTCGGGTCCGGAACCGCGCGAGAACCGAGACGTTCCTCCGCGTAGGCCCGACCCTTCTCCGTTGATTCCAGTACGAGCGCAGCGATGTCTGCAAGCCGGTACACCTCGCCGCCCCCACCCCAGGTGCCCTCGGGGATCTCGATCGGGAACACCCAGACGATGAACGGATCCCGCGAGCGGCCCATGCGTTCCTCGGCGTCGAGCACCGCATCGGTCAGCGCCGCGATCATTGCGGCTCGGCGCTGGTCGTCGTACTGTCCCTCCGGCAGTTGGGGCACGAGCTTGTAGCGCGGGCGATCCGTCGGTTCGCCGCCAACGAAGACGTTCGCCGGGCGGTGCACCCAGGTCCAGGTGATCGAGCGCGCTTCAACGTTGGTGGGGTCGTTGCCCTCGTGGGTGATGAGCAGGTCGGTGAGTCGGGCGACGAGGTGCTCCTCCACCTCTGTGGTGAGCGCGTCCTGCGGGATGTGGATGTCGAGCATTGGCATGGCGATCTCCGTTCAATGTGGCCCGAGCCGGCCGGTTGCCGGCATCGGTCGGGACGGGTCGGGACGGTTGGGACGGGCCGGGATGAGGGTTGTCAGGCGCGCGAATCGCTCCCGGCGGCTCGGTTCCGCTGGTTGATGCGCCGCTGGTTGATGCTCCGCTGGTTGATGCCCAGGGCCGCAAGCACCGCGGACAGCCCGACCGCGAAGGACACCCACCACGCCTGGTGGTAGACGCCGAGCGGTGCTGCCGCGGAGGCGGTGCCGAGTATCGCGACGAGGACGCTGACGCCGATGACGGAGCCGAGCTGGGCCGACATCTGCACGATCGCACTGCCGGTCGCGGCTTCCTCCGGTGGGAGCTCGACGGTGGCCGTGCTGACCGCGGCGGGGATCGCGAGGCCGAGGCCGAGGCCGAAGAGCAACCAGCCGGGTAGGAAGCGCGCGGCGTAGCTGGGTTCCACCTGCACGAGCGTGACGAGCAGGATCGCACCCGCAGCCGCGATGATCAGCCCTGCCGCGGAGACGGTGCCGACGCGGGCCCGGCCCTTCTGCACGAGTCGCTCGGCAACGCCGGCGCCGACGGCGAACATCACCGGAGCGGGCACGGTCGCGAACCCGGTCTTCAGCGGCGAGTAGCCCCAGTGGCCCTGCATCCAGAGGATGGCCGAGAGCAGGACGAGGCCGAACGAACCGAAGGCGAGCATCGCGACGAGGTTGCTGGCGGTGAAAACCCGGTCCCGGAAGTAGTTGAGCTGGATGACGGGCGCGGCGTGTCGGGCGGAGCGCAGGAGGAACGCGGCCAGCGCAACGGCGGCAGCGGCCAGCGAGATGATCACGCGCCCGCTCGTCCACCCCCAGTCCGGTGCCTTGACCACGCCGAGGCACAACGCGGCGACCGCGGCCATCATCAGCAGGCCGCCGGCGATGTCCGGGAACGGGCCGCTGCGCTCGTGCCGGGTGTTCGGCACGACGATGCCGGCCACGACGAGCGCGCCGAGGGCGATCGGGATGTTGATCAGGAACAGCCATCGCCAGGACGCCTGGATGAGCGTTCCGCCGGCGATCGGCCCGCATGCGGCGGACAGCGCGCCTGTGGTCACCCAGATCTTCACGTAGGCGGTCACCTTGGCCGGCGGCGCGCTGGTCAGGACCAGCCCGAGACTGCTCGGGGTGAGGACCGCGGCTCCGGCAGCCTGCAGCACCCGGAAGCCGATGAGGACCCACAGGTCGTTGCTCAGTCCGGCGCCGAGGCTTGCCGCCGCGAAGACGGTCAAGCCGAGGAGGAAGGCGGCCTTGCCGCCGTACCGGTCGGCCAGGCGCCCGGCCGGCACGAGCAGGGCGGCGTAGACGATGGCGTAGGCGTTCAACACCCAGCTCAGGTCGGACAGCGAATCGGCTGCGACGCCGCGGCCGATCGCCGGCAGGCCGACGTTGGTGATCCAGACGTCGAGCTGCGCGAGAAACGTGGCGACGCAGAGGACGGCCAGGACGACCGCGCTGGGAATGCGCCGCGCGGTCGGGGCAGGGTTGCGCATGTCGGCCGGCGCGACGGGTTCATGAACGGTCATCGGAGCCTCTCGGTGTGGCGATGTGTGCATCGGTGGGACGGTCCGGGCCGGGCTGGTCGTCCGGGCGCCCGGCGATCGGACCGGCGCGTCCGGGCGCGCTGGGATCAGCGCAGGTCGCTGCGCTGGATGTGGTCGGCGCACGGACGCGCCACGTGCTTGTGGTGGGCTGTGGTCAGCCGGAGCGATTCAGGCGGGTGAGGTCTCTGAGTCCGTGGGCGGGCCTTGCAGAACTGCGCGATCTCGCTCGGCGTCACCCGTCATGGCGGCGAGGATCTCGTGCGCCACACGGT
This genomic stretch from Jatrophihabitans cynanchi harbors:
- a CDS encoding phosphatase PAP2 family protein, whose translation is MRDANTMDEGRAGRRFGARSLLAFAAVLILAVPFSLLVLLVRAKSDPLLHLDHDTADSLHGFAVDHPTFTSAMRVISHVGSTTGWWIVLTPVFLWLVWRRLPRLAAFLAVTALGSSLLNRLVKTLVDRARPHLVDPVAAAAGKSFPSGHAQSATVGCGILVLIFLPVVAPRARAWLPVAAAVIVGLIGFSRIALGVHYLSDVVGGVVIGVAWLLAMTAAFSAWRRDEHKPPVHPTEGLEPEQRDRLTP
- a CDS encoding MFS transporter gives rise to the protein MTVHEPVAPADMRNPAPTARRIPSAVVLAVLCVATFLAQLDVWITNVGLPAIGRGVAADSLSDLSWVLNAYAIVYAALLVPAGRLADRYGGKAAFLLGLTVFAAASLGAGLSNDLWVLIGFRVLQAAGAAVLTPSSLGLVLTSAPPAKVTAYVKIWVTTGALSAACGPIAGGTLIQASWRWLFLINIPIALGALVVAGIVVPNTRHERSGPFPDIAGGLLMMAAVAALCLGVVKAPDWGWTSGRVIISLAAAAVALAAFLLRSARHAAPVIQLNYFRDRVFTASNLVAMLAFGSFGLVLLSAILWMQGHWGYSPLKTGFATVPAPVMFAVGAGVAERLVQKGRARVGTVSAAGLIIAAAGAILLVTLVQVEPSYAARFLPGWLLFGLGLGLAIPAAVSTATVELPPEEAATGSAIVQMSAQLGSVIGVSVLVAILGTASAAAPLGVYHQAWWVSFAVGLSAVLAALGINQRSINQRRINQRNRAAGSDSRA
- a CDS encoding phospholipase D family protein, coding for MPTAEDPSVQRWFLTERERGNPASDIRGWSTGNAVQPLVDGAEYFPALLAALRRLRAGDQVYFADFRGDIEELLDGPGTSVGEVFGELAARGVQVFGLIWRSQPGWLDQSEGENADLARALSDAGGEVLLDSRTRRAGSHHQKFVVIRCPGRPQLDVAFFGGIDLGRSRNDGGQHQGDPQPMEFPAAYGERPPWHDVQASVRGPAVADIEHTFRERWYGSTVLDVSSPVRMLIDRAYHAGKLVGRELPEVEPEPAQAGTHAVQVLRTYPARLRRYPFAPLGERSIAHAYRKAFARARRLIYIEDQYLWAPFVADLLADALTANPDLHVIAVVPRFPDKEGASRWPSLVGREEAIAVCRRAGGERFAIYDVENPEGVPVYVHAKAVVIDDVWAMIGSDNLNRRSWTHDSELSCAVLDATRDEREPRDPAGLGDRARVFARDLRLRLWREHLELDDGVATSAILDPLLGYRTMRARAQDLQDWHDAGRRGPRPPGRLRPHSPERLPRRHRLWAVPVYRFMYDPDGRALRDRARRRA
- a CDS encoding SRPBCC family protein; translation: MVKVSGETDIRASAKQILEVLADLPSYPAWSAVHKRATVDERDGADRPARATMAVTAAGLTDEQVIDYAWGQRGVSWTLVHASQQSDQRGSYTITRGPDGTSHVRYDLEITPIFPVPGFVVRRVMRHAVQAATEGLRARVESLHPAQGPRRRRA
- a CDS encoding DUF1206 domain-containing protein: MTATLTARGAARSDPMKRLARLGLAARAAIYLLIGILAIALALGSPRGEADQRGALQALTRHTGGTALVWVIAVGLAAYALWRFSEAAFGVVGEGNKAVPRLQSFARGVIYTFFAVSAFTLLLQNSSSSQAGQQAEFTAKTMRHTGGRWAVGIVGAVVVICGLVLVWQGLTRSFEKYLNLGQMSPRTRRVVEFLGVFGTAARGAVFALAGALVIVAAVQYDPRKATGLDGALRQLADSSSWSWLLYLIAAGLVVFGIYGFAEAKWRRT
- a CDS encoding phosphatase PAP2 family protein produces the protein MAASVAARPAPVRGEAADRVRTGGVLARLLSVAVLLWAALCGIGYLLTHALRATSFERLDGATDRWLARHRSAPWNAVTHWLTYAAETITVLAAGLIVLVTLRLYLHRWRESLFLLAALAGEVTIFLCTTLIIDRDRPTVTHLDDAPPTSSFPSGHTAAAICLYGAVAIIAVRTSRRAWLRTVAVLAAVLVPSCVAFARLYRGMHYPSDVIGGAVLSLGWLAAIWLILLRPGRAESPVHPESPAYQESRAHQESTVHQESTVHQLDGDTGR
- a CDS encoding VOC family protein translates to MLIDRLDHLVLTVRDIDTTIDFYARVLGMRAVEFGAGRKALVFGRSKINLHAAGREFEPKADRPTPGSADLCLVAETPLHTVIEELQAHGVPLVEGPVPRTGATGPILSVYLRDPDANLIEISNYQNERTDGRP